A window of Hyalangium gracile contains these coding sequences:
- a CDS encoding ArsR/SmtB family transcription factor, producing the protein MKKTLLLREPHQVRVLAHPLRMRIIEALRAQEASPKQVAEMLGTKPTRLYHHFSALEEAGLITVTGTRPRRGAVERLYQPTARSFVVDRALFEGRQRRQHGADVTSAASTMFAVTLDELRTGIEAGTIPLTDRERVEVASLRLPLSPRALPRLMRQLRKLLKDFQAAEAHEDGEAVRLTLALFPVGPKQVGPRQSR; encoded by the coding sequence ATGAAGAAGACGCTGCTGCTGCGAGAACCCCACCAGGTGAGGGTCCTGGCCCATCCGCTCCGAATGCGCATCATCGAGGCGCTCCGCGCCCAGGAGGCCTCTCCCAAGCAGGTGGCGGAGATGCTGGGGACGAAGCCAACGCGGCTGTACCACCACTTCTCGGCGCTGGAGGAGGCGGGGCTCATCACCGTGACGGGGACACGGCCGCGACGGGGCGCGGTGGAGCGGCTCTACCAGCCTACGGCTCGGAGCTTCGTCGTGGACCGAGCCCTCTTCGAGGGTCGACAGCGCCGGCAACACGGCGCGGACGTCACGAGTGCCGCCTCGACCATGTTCGCGGTGACGCTGGACGAGCTGCGGACCGGCATCGAGGCCGGGACGATTCCGCTGACGGACCGCGAGCGCGTGGAGGTGGCCAGCCTGCGTCTCCCGCTTTCCCCACGGGCGCTGCCGCGGCTGATGCGGCAGCTTCGGAAGCTGCTGAAAGACTTCCAGGCCGCCGAGGCGCACGAGGACGGTGAAGCCGTGCGCCTGACGCTGGCGTTGTTCCCTGTCGGTCCGAAGCAGGTGGGCCCGCGTCAGTCCCGGTAG
- a CDS encoding ABC transporter ATP-binding protein, with translation MAPPLASPPASLTSRLKNAGSLFKQLPGTFRIFWQSSPKLAVMLGGLTLVAALLPAAIAYVGKLIVDGVVAAAKSGGDPALRSHVMELVGLEFGLMLGSALVERSLALTRELLRANLGNLLNERILHKALELELRHFEDSDTYDKMQNARREANSRPLSLVMQVFTIARNVVTLSTYAALLVSLAPWSVAVLVAASIPAFIAEARLAAAGFRLYSWRAPEGRKLNYLEWILTRDNHVKEVKLFGLGPLVLGRYRTLFEKFFNEDRALALKRMGWGLGLGILSLAAFYGCYAFVASRAASSAISVGDMAMYLAVFRQGQAAFQGILTSIGSMYEDALFMSNLFAYLDIPTGAEQPRVLPPLKPPHGRGNSIELRDVSFKYPGKDAWALRHVSLTLKPGEKLALVGENGAGKSTLVKLLLRLYEPTEGCILYGGVDLRDMDVEDLRSRFGAVFQDFVRYQFSVAENIGLGHVPALEDRNRIVRAADLGGASPVISALPQQFDTMLGGWFEKGQELSAGQWQKLAVARAFMREDAEVLILDEPTASIDAEAEHALFERFQALAADRIAIVISHRFSTVRMADQIAVLHNGQVEELGSHEELMAKDGRYAHLFHLQARGYRD, from the coding sequence GTGGCTCCACCCCTCGCATCCCCTCCGGCTTCACTCACGTCCCGCCTGAAGAACGCGGGCAGCCTCTTCAAGCAGCTCCCGGGCACGTTCCGGATCTTCTGGCAGTCCAGCCCCAAGCTGGCGGTGATGCTCGGGGGGCTGACGCTCGTGGCGGCGTTGCTGCCCGCGGCCATCGCCTACGTGGGCAAGCTCATCGTCGACGGCGTGGTGGCGGCGGCAAAGAGCGGTGGAGACCCGGCGCTCCGCTCGCACGTGATGGAGCTGGTGGGGCTGGAGTTCGGACTGATGTTGGGCTCGGCGCTGGTGGAGCGCAGCCTGGCGCTCACCCGGGAGCTGCTGCGCGCCAACCTGGGCAACCTCCTCAACGAGCGCATCCTCCACAAGGCGCTGGAACTCGAGCTTCGGCACTTCGAGGACTCGGACACCTACGACAAGATGCAGAACGCGCGGCGTGAGGCCAACAGCCGCCCGCTCTCCCTCGTGATGCAGGTGTTCACCATCGCGCGCAACGTGGTGACGCTGTCCACGTACGCGGCGCTCCTGGTGTCTCTGGCGCCGTGGAGCGTGGCCGTGCTGGTGGCCGCGTCCATCCCCGCCTTCATCGCCGAGGCCCGCCTGGCGGCCGCGGGGTTCCGTCTCTACTCGTGGCGTGCCCCCGAGGGCCGCAAGCTCAACTACCTGGAGTGGATCCTCACGCGGGACAACCACGTGAAGGAGGTGAAGCTGTTCGGTCTGGGCCCCCTGGTGCTGGGCCGCTACCGCACGCTCTTCGAGAAGTTCTTCAATGAGGACCGGGCCCTGGCGCTCAAGCGGATGGGGTGGGGGCTGGGGCTGGGCATCCTGTCTCTGGCCGCCTTCTACGGCTGCTATGCCTTCGTCGCGAGCCGGGCGGCCTCCTCCGCCATCTCAGTGGGTGACATGGCCATGTATCTGGCGGTGTTCCGTCAGGGGCAGGCGGCGTTCCAGGGCATCCTGACCAGCATCGGCTCCATGTACGAGGACGCGCTCTTCATGAGCAACCTGTTCGCGTACCTGGACATCCCCACCGGCGCGGAGCAGCCGCGCGTCCTGCCCCCGCTCAAGCCTCCTCACGGCCGCGGTAACTCCATCGAGCTGCGGGACGTGTCCTTCAAGTATCCCGGCAAGGACGCGTGGGCACTGAGGCATGTGTCGCTGACGCTCAAGCCCGGGGAGAAGCTGGCGCTGGTGGGAGAGAACGGAGCGGGCAAGAGCACGCTGGTGAAGCTGCTGCTGCGCCTCTACGAGCCGACCGAGGGCTGCATCCTCTACGGAGGCGTGGACCTGCGCGACATGGACGTGGAGGACCTGCGCAGCCGCTTCGGCGCGGTGTTCCAGGACTTCGTCCGCTACCAGTTCAGCGTGGCGGAGAACATCGGGCTGGGACACGTGCCGGCGCTCGAGGACCGCAACCGCATCGTCCGCGCGGCGGACCTCGGAGGCGCCAGTCCCGTCATCTCGGCGCTGCCCCAGCAGTTCGACACGATGCTGGGCGGGTGGTTCGAGAAGGGGCAGGAGCTCAGCGCGGGCCAGTGGCAGAAGCTGGCCGTCGCCCGCGCCTTCATGCGCGAGGACGCGGAGGTGCTCATCCTCGACGAGCCCACCGCGAGCATCGACGCGGAGGCCGAGCACGCCCTCTTCGAGCGCTTCCAGGCCCTGGCTGCCGACCGCATCGCCATCGTCATCTCGCACCGCTTCTCGACGGTGCGGATGGCGGACCAGATCGCCGTGCTCCACAACGGGCAGGTGGAAGAGCTGGGCAGCCATGAGGAGCTGATGGCCAAGGACGGGCGCTACGCCCACCTGTTCCACCTGCAGGCGCGCGGCTACCGGGACTGA
- a CDS encoding universal stress protein encodes MAGTSHLDVGSTVTPHPFLKKLLHASQKARGLTRLLVATDFSMCSDLALARALRLPLVEGASLTLFHAAKQLPLIPVPGEMLLEGRCLSRVAGAARRRLREREPVEVKEELRAGDAVEEISGAVRRLEVEVAVVGRPHAARGQERGATVRGLVRRMEAPLLVVGAHPSRAYQRPLVAVDLSEDSRRALELALRLCPAPVGVDVVHVPAPCLAPGLWHAGMTSKEHWLSVRQELELAARKALSRFLAPYREAGRECEVSIRCGEPLVEAMLAEAEERGSDLLALGMSGEESPLPGPGFPEQLVMRASCDVLVAKAHAP; translated from the coding sequence ATGGCTGGAACCTCACATCTCGACGTGGGCTCGACGGTCACGCCGCACCCATTCCTCAAGAAGCTGCTGCACGCCAGCCAGAAGGCTCGGGGGCTGACGCGGCTGCTGGTGGCGACGGACTTCTCGATGTGCTCGGACCTGGCGTTGGCGCGAGCGCTGCGGCTGCCGCTGGTCGAAGGGGCCTCGCTGACGTTGTTCCACGCGGCGAAGCAGTTGCCGTTGATTCCGGTGCCCGGGGAGATGTTGCTGGAGGGGCGCTGCCTGAGCCGGGTGGCGGGGGCGGCGCGTCGGAGGCTGCGCGAGCGGGAGCCGGTGGAGGTGAAGGAGGAGCTGCGGGCGGGGGATGCGGTGGAGGAGATCTCCGGGGCGGTGCGGCGGCTGGAGGTGGAGGTGGCGGTGGTGGGGCGCCCGCATGCGGCGCGAGGGCAGGAGCGAGGCGCGACGGTGCGAGGCCTGGTGCGTCGGATGGAGGCGCCGCTGCTGGTGGTGGGGGCGCATCCGTCGCGGGCGTATCAGCGGCCGCTGGTGGCGGTGGACCTGTCGGAGGACTCGCGGCGGGCGCTGGAGCTGGCGCTGCGGCTGTGTCCGGCGCCGGTGGGAGTGGACGTGGTGCACGTGCCGGCGCCGTGCCTGGCGCCGGGGTTGTGGCACGCGGGGATGACGTCGAAGGAGCACTGGCTGTCGGTGCGCCAGGAGCTCGAGCTGGCGGCGCGCAAGGCGCTGAGTCGGTTCCTGGCGCCGTACCGGGAGGCGGGGCGGGAGTGCGAGGTCTCCATCCGGTGCGGCGAGCCGCTGGTGGAGGCGATGCTGGCGGAGGCGGAGGAGCGGGGCTCGGATCTACTGGCGCTGGGGATGAGTGGCGAGGAGTCGCCGCTGCCGGGGCCCGGGTTCCCCGAGCAGCTGGTGATGCGCGCCAGCTGTGACGTGCTGGTGGCCAAGGCCCACGCGCCGTGA
- a CDS encoding CsbD family protein has protein sequence MGEWTDKAKGKIKETTGVATGDRELEAEGKADTFKGNVKEKIEDAKRVIKDAVDPDRRREEP, from the coding sequence ATGGGTGAGTGGACCGACAAGGCGAAGGGGAAGATCAAGGAGACGACGGGCGTGGCCACGGGCGACCGTGAGCTGGAGGCCGAGGGCAAGGCCGACACCTTCAAGGGCAACGTGAAGGAGAAGATCGAGGACGCCAAGCGTGTCATCAAGGACGCGGTGGATCCGGATCGCCGCCGGGAGGAGCCGTAG
- a CDS encoding phytoene desaturase family protein has product MVRHVIVVGAGPGGLSVAINLAGQGLKVTVVEKDTLPGGRMKGLTLGERGEYALDTGPSILQLPGVLERIFVRSGKRLEDYVKLVPLDPNTRVHFWDGTYLDTSKDPARMEAEVARFGADKPRALRAWLEEGREKYAIAYEKFIATNAGSLGYYAPWRLAPTLRFKPWQTLYRHLDSFFHDDRITYALSYPSKYLGLHPTTCSSVFSVIPYLELAFGVWHVEGGFRALSRGMMKCAEDLGATFRMGEAVEQVRVDAGRAVGVRLASGQTLDADAVVVNADLAYAAQNLIPPDARQGTRLSDASLEKAKYSCSTFMAYYGLDTVYSDLPHHLIYLSENARRTDRDALEDRFVDVEDPPFYVCNPTVTDPSGAPAGHSTLYVLVPTPNTAQPVDWAATEKALRERIPDMLAKVGLKDVRRHIRAERYFTAETWRDDFHVFRGAVFNLSHTWLQLGPLRPKVKNREVEGLYWVGGGTHPGSGLLTIMESANIAADYLTREAGKGALPQWPYVPPLEGLPAAQVRAG; this is encoded by the coding sequence ATGGTGCGACACGTCATCGTCGTGGGAGCCGGCCCGGGAGGCCTGTCGGTGGCCATCAACCTGGCGGGCCAGGGGCTGAAGGTCACCGTGGTGGAGAAGGACACGCTGCCGGGGGGGCGCATGAAGGGGCTCACCCTGGGCGAGCGCGGCGAGTACGCGCTGGACACCGGCCCGTCCATCCTCCAGCTGCCCGGGGTGCTGGAGCGCATCTTCGTGCGCTCGGGCAAGCGGCTCGAGGACTACGTGAAGCTGGTGCCGCTGGACCCGAACACGCGGGTGCACTTCTGGGACGGCACGTACCTGGACACCTCGAAGGACCCGGCGCGCATGGAGGCGGAGGTGGCGAGGTTCGGCGCCGACAAGCCTCGCGCGCTGCGGGCGTGGCTGGAGGAGGGCCGGGAGAAGTACGCCATCGCCTACGAGAAGTTCATCGCCACCAACGCCGGCAGCCTGGGGTACTACGCGCCGTGGCGGCTGGCGCCCACGCTGCGCTTCAAGCCGTGGCAGACGCTGTACCGGCACCTGGACTCGTTCTTCCACGACGACCGGATTACGTACGCGCTGTCCTACCCCTCCAAGTACCTGGGGCTGCACCCCACCACGTGCTCCTCGGTGTTCAGCGTGATTCCGTACCTGGAGCTGGCCTTCGGCGTGTGGCACGTGGAGGGCGGCTTCCGGGCGCTGTCGCGGGGGATGATGAAGTGCGCGGAGGACCTGGGCGCCACCTTCCGCATGGGCGAGGCGGTGGAGCAGGTGCGCGTGGACGCGGGGCGCGCGGTGGGGGTGCGGCTGGCCAGCGGGCAGACGCTGGACGCGGACGCGGTGGTGGTGAACGCGGACCTGGCGTACGCGGCGCAGAACCTCATCCCCCCGGACGCGCGCCAGGGCACCCGGCTGTCGGACGCGTCGCTGGAGAAGGCGAAGTACTCGTGCAGCACCTTCATGGCCTACTACGGGCTGGACACGGTGTACTCGGACCTGCCGCACCACCTCATCTACCTGTCTGAGAACGCGCGGCGCACGGACCGGGACGCGCTGGAGGACCGGTTCGTGGACGTGGAGGATCCGCCCTTCTACGTGTGCAACCCGACCGTGACGGACCCCTCGGGGGCGCCGGCGGGGCACTCCACGCTGTACGTGCTGGTGCCCACGCCGAACACGGCGCAGCCGGTGGACTGGGCGGCCACGGAGAAGGCGCTGCGCGAGCGGATCCCGGACATGCTGGCGAAGGTGGGGCTGAAGGACGTGCGCCGGCACATCCGCGCGGAGCGCTACTTCACGGCGGAGACGTGGCGGGACGACTTCCACGTCTTCCGAGGCGCGGTGTTCAACCTCTCGCACACCTGGCTGCAGCTGGGGCCGCTGCGCCCGAAGGTGAAGAACCGCGAGGTGGAGGGGCTCTACTGGGTGGGCGGAGGAACCCACCCGGGCAGCGGGCTGCTCACCATCATGGAGAGCGCGAACATCGCGGCCGACTACCTCACGCGCGAGGCGGGCAAGGGCGCGCTGCCGCAGTGGCCCTATGTGCCGCCGCTGGAGGGGCTGCCCGCGGCCCAGGTGCGCGCGGGCTGA
- a CDS encoding chemotaxis protein CheW gives MTPLPREVLLFTLEGQRYALPSADVRELVRAALLTPLPRAPDVVEGLLNLRGELLPVLDLRRRFRLPPRPLSPSDHFIVAQAGARRVVLRVDRTEEMLAIQPGTLDETPRTLPGVGYVAGAVKLPDGLVLVHDLRTFLSEAEALALDSALSGAREGV, from the coding sequence ATGACGCCCCTGCCCCGTGAGGTGCTCCTCTTCACCCTGGAGGGCCAGCGCTACGCGCTGCCGTCGGCGGATGTGCGCGAGCTGGTCCGCGCCGCGCTCCTCACCCCCCTGCCCCGCGCGCCCGACGTGGTGGAGGGCCTGCTCAACCTGCGCGGCGAGCTGCTGCCCGTATTGGACTTGCGCCGCCGCTTCCGGCTGCCCCCGCGCCCGCTGTCCCCCTCGGACCACTTCATCGTCGCCCAGGCCGGAGCGCGCCGCGTCGTCCTCCGGGTGGACCGCACCGAGGAGATGCTCGCCATCCAGCCCGGTACGCTGGATGAGACGCCACGCACCCTGCCCGGCGTGGGCTATGTGGCCGGCGCCGTGAAGCTGCCCGACGGGCTGGTGCTCGTGCACGACTTGAGGACCTTCCTGTCCGAGGCCGAGGCGCTCGCGCTGGACTCGGCCCTCTCGGGTGCCCGGGAGGGCGTGTGA
- a CDS encoding CheR family methyltransferase has product MSSGPLPWSDIGYARVFERVQERAGLLPPTCVPAAEEGIARAMARARDSDFSSYLERITSDAAALDDLITELTIGETYFFRTHEHFDFLSRQALPELRRLRPPEHTLRVWSAGCASGEEPYSLAVLLMEEGFGDRMEVLATDISRAALARAQEASFGLWSFRGTRADRMRPFLRQEGPRYVLAPEVRQRVRFDYLNLALDTWPSPGSGIHDLDVIFCRNVLIYFTRATIEAVARRLHASLADQGFLVTGPSDPSLIGLAPFEPFLTEWGVAYRRLPAEAPRVLPPSRTRSQTSLPVIPPLPPPAPAPRAAPPAPAPRPPPAAPMAPKPSEALEPARQALVRGDWREAAQLAGAQKDSPESSVMAIRALANVDAEAAVRACAEAAARHPMAVELRYLEALLLLGLGRLGEAERAARQALYLEPSLAVAHLTLGHVLRRLGDISGAVRAFRTAEALCATLPPEAAVPLSEGERAGRLAELARGEQRRLEAIESREKS; this is encoded by the coding sequence GTGAGCTCCGGACCGCTCCCCTGGAGCGACATCGGCTATGCGCGCGTCTTCGAGCGCGTGCAGGAGCGCGCCGGCCTGCTGCCCCCCACGTGCGTGCCCGCCGCCGAGGAGGGCATCGCCCGCGCCATGGCCCGCGCCAGGGACTCGGACTTCTCCTCCTATCTGGAGCGGATTACGTCGGACGCGGCGGCGCTCGATGACCTCATCACCGAGCTCACCATCGGAGAGACGTACTTCTTCCGCACGCACGAGCACTTCGACTTCCTGAGCCGGCAGGCGCTCCCCGAGCTGCGCCGGCTGCGCCCTCCGGAGCACACGTTGCGCGTGTGGAGCGCGGGCTGTGCCTCCGGCGAGGAGCCCTACTCGCTCGCCGTGCTCTTGATGGAGGAGGGGTTCGGGGACCGCATGGAGGTGCTCGCCACGGACATCTCCCGCGCCGCGCTCGCCCGGGCCCAGGAGGCCAGCTTCGGCCTGTGGTCCTTCCGCGGCACCCGGGCCGACCGGATGCGGCCCTTCCTGCGCCAGGAGGGGCCGCGCTACGTGCTCGCGCCCGAGGTCCGCCAGCGCGTCCGCTTCGACTACCTGAACCTCGCGCTCGACACCTGGCCCTCTCCCGGCAGCGGCATCCACGACCTGGACGTCATCTTCTGCCGCAACGTGCTCATCTACTTCACCCGCGCCACCATCGAGGCCGTGGCACGCAGGCTCCACGCCAGCCTCGCGGACCAGGGCTTCCTCGTCACCGGCCCCTCGGATCCCTCGCTCATCGGCCTGGCGCCCTTCGAGCCCTTCCTCACCGAGTGGGGCGTCGCGTACCGCCGCCTCCCCGCCGAGGCGCCCCGGGTGCTGCCTCCCTCCAGGACGCGCTCCCAGACGTCGCTGCCCGTCATTCCCCCGCTGCCTCCCCCCGCGCCTGCCCCGAGGGCGGCGCCTCCGGCTCCCGCGCCCCGCCCGCCGCCCGCCGCTCCCATGGCCCCGAAGCCCTCCGAGGCGCTGGAGCCCGCGCGACAGGCGCTGGTGCGCGGAGACTGGCGCGAGGCGGCACAGCTGGCCGGCGCCCAGAAGGACAGCCCCGAGTCCTCCGTGATGGCCATCCGGGCCCTGGCCAATGTCGACGCGGAGGCCGCCGTGAGGGCCTGCGCCGAGGCCGCCGCCCGGCACCCCATGGCGGTGGAGCTGCGCTACCTGGAGGCCCTGCTGCTGCTGGGCCTCGGCCGGCTGGGTGAGGCCGAGCGCGCCGCGCGCCAGGCGCTCTACCTGGAGCCCTCCCTGGCCGTCGCCCACCTCACGCTGGGCCACGTCCTGCGGCGGCTGGGTGATATCTCCGGGGCGGTGCGCGCCTTTCGCACCGCCGAGGCGCTCTGCGCCACCCTGCCGCCCGAGGCGGCGGTTCCCCTCTCGGAGGGTGAGCGCGCGGGCAGACTGGCGGAGCTGGCGCGAGGCGAGCAGCGGCGGCTGGAGGCCATTGAGTCTCGGGAGAAGAGCTGA
- a CDS encoding chemotaxis protein CheW yields MAEDKPGQVLDWEAARARLARLAEATESAGTLSPEQARAVLEARARELARTSAPEKPVGALLEVARFHSAGQAYALETRFVHEVLRAPELTPLPGAPPLLRGLTLLRGEVLPVVELAPLFGRPASGLGAVVLTVGASRADLGVCVETVEEVTLLSRDALLPPPGTLSAEAAALVSGIHRDGTLLLEGAALLGDSRLIFDVSDEGKS; encoded by the coding sequence ATGGCGGAAGACAAGCCAGGACAGGTGCTGGACTGGGAGGCCGCCCGCGCGCGGCTGGCCCGGCTGGCCGAGGCCACGGAGAGCGCTGGCACGCTGAGCCCCGAGCAGGCCCGCGCCGTGCTGGAGGCCCGCGCCCGGGAGCTGGCGCGCACCTCCGCGCCGGAGAAGCCGGTGGGCGCCCTGCTGGAGGTGGCGCGCTTCCACTCGGCCGGCCAGGCGTACGCGCTGGAGACGCGCTTCGTGCACGAGGTGCTGCGGGCCCCCGAGCTCACGCCCCTGCCCGGCGCTCCACCCCTGCTGCGCGGCCTCACCCTGCTGCGCGGCGAGGTGCTGCCCGTGGTGGAGCTGGCCCCCCTGTTCGGCCGCCCGGCCTCGGGGCTCGGCGCCGTGGTCCTCACCGTGGGCGCCTCCCGGGCGGACCTGGGCGTGTGCGTGGAGACGGTGGAGGAGGTGACGCTCCTCTCGCGTGACGCCCTGCTGCCTCCGCCCGGCACCCTCTCCGCCGAGGCCGCGGCGCTGGTGTCCGGCATTCATCGCGACGGCACCCTCCTGCTGGAGGGAGCAGCCCTCCTGGGCGACAGTCGCCTCATCTTCGACGTCTCCGACGAAGGGAAGTCATGA
- a CDS encoding methyl-accepting chemotaxis protein — translation MSIGKKIGVGFGLSLLVLLAVAGVAYQVIQQLTRTTEVLLETRNNLKYIRELRLAIADAETTERGYLLSGNEGFLAPYRSARENLEANLQALHTALRDADLQNRLRRMEPLLRKRLEELDMGIRIRQEKGVEAAMEFVRTNRGLETMQNIRDQVDQMQALGEQSWQDQQNASRENAQRSMIFLIIGAVFGLVVVAAGSIIITRDITHPLDRLMKGVQELGRGNLAHRIEVHNEDETGQLARAFNTMAERRQQSESQLAKESQQREQNLRTVAEFVNQLAGATSQILSSTSEQVASAQEQGSAVSETVSTVEEIAQTSEEAAGRARAVSESARQSEELGRTGRQSVDEAVSAMAAVRAQVESIAARILALAEQAQAIGDIINTVNDISEQTHMLALNASIEASRAGEHGRGFAVVAAEVKALADQSKKATAQVRQILGHIQKATHSAVMTTEEGTKSVAMATRVVGQAGSTIQTLGELLAQASLTAAQIAASANQQATGIGQIRQAMRDVNQSSQQALSSTRQTERAVQDLNAMGLKLKGMLSDYGR, via the coding sequence ATGAGCATCGGGAAGAAGATTGGCGTGGGCTTCGGCCTGTCCCTGCTGGTCTTGCTGGCGGTGGCCGGCGTGGCCTACCAGGTCATCCAGCAGCTCACCCGCACCACCGAGGTGCTCCTCGAGACGCGCAACAACCTCAAGTACATCCGAGAGCTGCGCCTGGCCATCGCGGACGCGGAGACGACCGAGCGCGGCTACCTGCTCTCCGGCAACGAGGGGTTCCTGGCGCCCTACCGCTCGGCGCGCGAGAACCTGGAGGCCAACCTCCAGGCGCTGCACACGGCCCTGAGGGACGCGGACCTGCAGAACCGGCTGCGACGCATGGAGCCCCTGCTGCGCAAGCGGCTGGAGGAGCTGGATATGGGCATCCGCATCCGGCAGGAGAAGGGCGTGGAGGCGGCGATGGAGTTCGTCCGCACCAACCGCGGCCTGGAGACGATGCAGAACATCCGCGACCAGGTGGATCAGATGCAGGCCCTGGGTGAGCAGAGCTGGCAGGACCAGCAGAACGCGAGCCGGGAGAACGCCCAGCGCAGCATGATCTTCCTCATCATCGGCGCGGTGTTCGGCCTGGTCGTCGTCGCCGCCGGCAGCATCATCATCACCCGGGACATCACCCACCCCCTGGATCGGCTGATGAAGGGCGTGCAGGAGCTGGGGCGCGGCAACCTCGCCCACCGCATCGAGGTGCACAACGAGGACGAGACGGGACAGCTCGCCCGCGCCTTCAACACCATGGCCGAGCGCCGGCAGCAGTCGGAGTCCCAGCTCGCCAAGGAGTCGCAGCAGCGGGAGCAGAACCTGAGGACGGTGGCCGAGTTCGTCAACCAGCTGGCCGGCGCCACCTCGCAGATCCTCTCCAGCACCAGCGAGCAGGTGGCCAGCGCCCAGGAGCAGGGCAGCGCCGTGTCCGAGACGGTGAGCACGGTGGAGGAGATCGCCCAGACGTCCGAGGAGGCCGCGGGCCGGGCGCGCGCGGTGAGCGAGTCCGCCCGCCAGTCCGAGGAGCTGGGCCGCACCGGGCGCCAGTCGGTGGACGAGGCGGTCTCCGCCATGGCCGCCGTGAGGGCGCAGGTGGAGTCCATCGCCGCGCGCATCCTCGCCCTGGCCGAGCAGGCCCAGGCCATCGGCGACATCATCAACACCGTCAACGACATCTCCGAGCAGACGCACATGCTGGCGCTCAACGCCTCCATCGAGGCCAGCCGCGCCGGTGAGCATGGCCGCGGCTTCGCGGTGGTGGCCGCCGAGGTGAAGGCGCTGGCCGACCAGTCCAAGAAGGCCACCGCCCAGGTGCGGCAGATCCTCGGCCACATCCAGAAGGCCACCCACTCGGCGGTGATGACGACCGAGGAGGGCACCAAGAGCGTGGCCATGGCCACCCGCGTGGTGGGCCAGGCGGGCTCCACCATCCAGACGCTCGGGGAGCTGCTGGCCCAGGCCTCGCTGACGGCCGCGCAGATCGCCGCCTCCGCCAACCAGCAGGCCACCGGCATCGGGCAGATCCGCCAGGCCATGCGGGACGTGAACCAGTCCTCCCAGCAGGCGCTGTCCTCCACGCGGCAGACGGAGCGCGCGGTGCAGGACCTCAACGCCATGGGCCTCAAGCTCAAGGGCATGCTGAGCGACTACGGACGCTGA